One window of Bacillus sp. FJAT-45350 genomic DNA carries:
- a CDS encoding YjfB family protein, producing MNIAALSMAMNEGQVKQQASISIMKQAMGSAEQNADFLNKMMGDTKALEQAAQPHLGGSIDLKL from the coding sequence TTGAATATAGCAGCGTTATCAATGGCGATGAATGAAGGACAAGTTAAGCAACAGGCTAGTATTTCAATCATGAAGCAGGCAATGGGCTCGGCAGAGCAAAATGCAGATTTTTTAAATAAAATGATGGGCGATACAAAAGCATTAGAACAAGCTGCACAACCTCATTTAGGAGGAAGTATTGATTTAAAGTTATAA
- a CDS encoding flagellar hook-associated protein 2 produces MRMTGLATGMDIEQTVADLMRAERKPIDNMIQQREQLRWEQEDYREMNLELTKFRDNLFDGVIRASNMSAKEATSSYPARVTADASASASASSYTISKVEQLASAAYNVSNEKISEGNIDPNASIWSQQEHLSDAFTMSEEVVENERVVVEEPTNVLQLSNGAIKTAGEDNEFINVSINNVGYQVVSSIEDLEMNEQAVYVDKEQGTLVFNEEVGSSDDVTVDYTYQSIEFGIDAYSSNGKVEEVFEFNGSSSLNEILDEVNDSELPVNAFYDPFADKVSITRSETGQYNDGEGSEMNFSGSFLNDGLNLISSQEQGGENAKFTINGLSTERQENNFTIDGVSITLHDTFEDQVTVNVNVNNDHVFDTVMEFVEDYNGLIDTVNGKLSEDRNRDFHPLTDEQKQAMSEQEIERWEEQARSGMIRNDRMLSAGLNQLRIDIYSNVGHSSSDIGFSQIAELGITTTSNYQDGGRLEVDEERLRQAIEEDPEAVYQIFASDGESYEEKGIARRMRDSLQGTIEQVSERAGRSGITTKGQYTIGREIQSVNDRISNFERRMQQVEERYWNQFNAMEAAVAQANAQAESMFSMLAGGGQAPM; encoded by the coding sequence ATGCGTATGACAGGCCTAGCAACGGGTATGGACATAGAGCAGACTGTCGCTGATTTAATGCGTGCCGAGCGAAAGCCCATTGATAACATGATTCAACAAAGAGAGCAGCTACGATGGGAGCAAGAAGATTACCGGGAGATGAACTTAGAGCTCACTAAATTTCGTGATAATTTATTTGATGGGGTCATTCGTGCTTCTAATATGAGTGCGAAAGAAGCAACAAGCTCATATCCTGCAAGAGTGACAGCAGATGCGAGTGCTTCTGCATCTGCTTCAAGCTATACAATTTCTAAGGTAGAGCAGTTGGCGTCTGCAGCTTATAATGTGAGCAATGAAAAAATAAGTGAAGGAAATATCGACCCGAATGCTAGTATTTGGTCACAACAAGAACACCTTTCTGATGCATTTACTATGAGTGAAGAAGTAGTTGAAAATGAAAGAGTAGTAGTTGAGGAACCGACGAATGTGTTGCAGCTTTCTAACGGAGCTATTAAAACTGCAGGGGAAGACAATGAATTTATCAATGTGAGTATAAATAATGTCGGTTATCAGGTTGTAAGTTCTATAGAGGATTTAGAAATGAATGAACAAGCAGTTTACGTAGATAAAGAACAAGGTACCTTAGTTTTTAATGAAGAAGTTGGTAGTAGTGATGATGTTACAGTCGATTATACATATCAATCCATTGAGTTTGGTATCGATGCTTATAGCTCTAATGGAAAAGTAGAAGAAGTATTTGAATTTAATGGCTCTAGTTCCTTGAATGAGATACTTGATGAAGTGAACGATTCAGAGTTACCGGTAAATGCCTTTTATGATCCGTTTGCTGATAAGGTGTCAATTACTCGTTCTGAGACAGGTCAGTACAACGACGGTGAAGGCTCAGAAATGAACTTTAGTGGGTCATTTTTAAACGATGGCTTGAATTTAATTTCAAGTCAAGAACAAGGGGGAGAAAATGCTAAGTTTACAATTAACGGACTTAGCACAGAACGTCAGGAAAACAACTTTACAATTGATGGTGTTTCAATTACATTACATGATACGTTTGAAGACCAAGTTACAGTAAATGTAAATGTTAATAATGACCATGTTTTTGATACGGTTATGGAGTTTGTTGAGGATTATAATGGACTTATAGATACTGTGAATGGAAAACTAAGTGAAGATCGTAATCGAGACTTTCACCCTTTAACAGATGAACAGAAACAGGCAATGTCCGAGCAAGAGATTGAACGTTGGGAAGAGCAGGCACGTAGTGGAATGATTCGTAATGATAGAATGTTAAGTGCTGGATTAAATCAATTACGAATTGATATTTACAGTAATGTGGGACACAGTTCAAGTGATATAGGTTTTTCTCAAATAGCAGAACTAGGTATAACAACGACTAGCAACTATCAAGATGGGGGACGTCTAGAGGTAGATGAAGAGAGACTACGCCAAGCGATAGAAGAAGACCCGGAGGCAGTTTATCAAATATTTGCTAGTGATGGTGAGTCATATGAAGAAAAGGGAATAGCTCGTAGAATGCGTGACTCTCTACAAGGAACAATTGAACAGGTATCTGAAAGAGCGGGGCGGTCTGGTATAACAACCAAAGGTCAGTATACTATTGGAAGAGAGATTCAAAGTGTTAATGATCGAATCTCAAATTTTGAACGTCGAATGCAACAGGTTGAAGAACGATATTGGAATCAGTTCAACGCTATGGAGGCAGCTGTAGCCCAAGCAAATGCACAAGCTGAGTCAATGTTCTCGATGCTAGCAGGTGGAGGACAGGCGCCTATGTAG
- a CDS encoding Uma2 family endonuclease codes for MSAMRPDQSKVFSYADYLQWKEGDRLELINGKVYMMTPAPSRKHQEIVLEIGRQLSNSLKGNRCNVYIAPFDVRFLENEDDEDDNIYTVVQPDLTIVCDKSKLDDRGLKGTPDFVIEVISPSTASTDYIQKMNLYEKSGVNEYWIVHPTDQVVLVFVLEDGTYGKPKVYDRDNCVKVEVIKDLEVDLKEVFHE; via the coding sequence ATGAGTGCTATGAGACCAGACCAATCAAAAGTTTTCTCTTATGCTGATTATTTGCAGTGGAAAGAAGGAGACAGACTGGAATTAATCAACGGTAAAGTATACATGATGACTCCTGCCCCATCTAGAAAACACCAGGAGATAGTACTTGAAATAGGACGCCAACTTAGTAATTCTTTAAAGGGAAATCGATGTAATGTCTATATAGCGCCTTTTGATGTACGTTTTTTAGAAAATGAAGACGATGAAGATGACAATATCTATACAGTTGTTCAGCCTGATTTAACAATTGTTTGTGATAAATCTAAATTAGACGATAGAGGTTTGAAGGGGACGCCTGACTTTGTTATAGAAGTCATCTCACCTTCAACTGCTTCTACTGATTATATTCAAAAAATGAACCTTTATGAAAAAAGTGGAGTAAATGAATATTGGATAGTTCATCCAACTGACCAAGTTGTATTGGTATTTGTTTTAGAAGATGGAACATATGGTAAACCCAAGGTCTATGATAGGGATAATTGTGTAAAGGTAGAGGTAATAAAGGATTTAGAGGTTGACTTGAAAGAAGTGTTCCATGAGTAA
- a CDS encoding DUF6612 family protein, protein MNNVKKALLLLSFMMLLVACGDAQEVDTNEVSALGIIEKSIGTMQELESFSMEMSSEQEMSVPGEESFTMSMEMQSDMTVNPLRFSQQMEIASDQPDMGMAVAESYFTEEGLFMKDSLQNQWIKFPEEFATEIAAMANMQMNPEEQMKILSNVIENVQLTEEDGHYVLTLIGDGEDIQSLAQELMGQLGDPSGTDMMMDDIFDMMEIKQLEYVIHIDKESYYQTQLMMLMEMEMTFEGETMSTIQRVSGTMSNFNEIDEIVVPEEALDAEEFSLEHGFLN, encoded by the coding sequence TTGAATAATGTAAAGAAAGCATTACTTTTACTTAGTTTCATGATGCTTTTAGTTGCCTGCGGTGATGCACAGGAAGTTGATACAAATGAAGTAAGTGCATTAGGGATTATTGAGAAGTCAATAGGAACGATGCAAGAATTAGAAAGCTTCTCAATGGAAATGTCCTCCGAACAAGAAATGTCAGTACCTGGTGAAGAGTCTTTTACGATGTCAATGGAGATGCAGTCGGATATGACAGTTAATCCACTTCGCTTTTCACAACAAATGGAGATTGCTAGCGACCAACCAGACATGGGAATGGCAGTAGCAGAATCATACTTCACTGAAGAAGGGCTCTTTATGAAAGATTCTCTACAAAATCAGTGGATTAAGTTCCCCGAAGAGTTTGCAACTGAAATCGCAGCTATGGCTAACATGCAAATGAATCCAGAAGAGCAAATGAAAATCTTGAGTAACGTAATCGAAAATGTCCAACTCACTGAGGAAGATGGTCATTATGTACTAACATTAATTGGCGATGGTGAAGATATTCAATCACTAGCTCAAGAATTAATGGGGCAATTAGGTGATCCCTCTGGCACTGATATGATGATGGACGACATCTTTGACATGATGGAGATTAAACAATTAGAATACGTGATCCACATCGACAAAGAAAGCTATTACCAAACGCAACTGATGATGCTGATGGAAATGGAAATGACATTTGAAGGAGAAACAATGTCCACAATTCAACGAGTAAGTGGAACGATGTCTAATTTTAATGAGATTGATGAAATCGTTGTGCCTGAAGAGGCGTTAGATGCAGAGGAGTTTTCTTTGGAGCATGGGTTTTTGAATTAA
- the cspD gene encoding cold-shock protein CspD: MQGKVKWFNAEKGFGFIEREDGDDVFVHFSAINSEGFKSLDEGQEVEFEIVEGARGPQAANVVKL; this comes from the coding sequence ATGCAAGGAAAAGTAAAATGGTTTAATGCAGAAAAAGGATTTGGTTTCATCGAGCGCGAAGACGGAGACGATGTATTCGTTCACTTCTCAGCTATCAACTCTGAAGGGTTCAAATCTTTAGACGAAGGACAAGAAGTTGAATTTGAAATCGTTGAAGGTGCTCGTGGACCTCAAGCTGCAAACGTAGTTAAGCTTTAA
- the hpf gene encoding ribosome hibernation-promoting factor, HPF/YfiA family, with protein sequence MNYNIRGENLEVTPAIREYVEKKVGKLEKYFDTTPIADVNVNLQVHNNQQSIEVTIPMPQLLLRAEDTHNDLYAAIDLVVEKLERQIRKYKTKVNRKFRQEGSLKYMFTNDIETVEEDEDELEVVRTKRFNLKPMDAEEAILQMDMLGHSFFVFSNSINGDTNVVYRRKDGRYGLIEPE encoded by the coding sequence ATGAACTACAACATTCGTGGTGAGAACCTAGAAGTAACTCCAGCAATTAGAGAGTATGTTGAGAAAAAAGTGGGGAAATTAGAAAAATATTTTGATACTACCCCAATCGCAGATGTAAATGTAAATTTACAGGTGCACAATAATCAGCAAAGTATCGAGGTTACAATTCCGATGCCGCAATTATTATTACGTGCAGAGGATACTCATAATGATCTGTATGCTGCAATTGATCTTGTAGTTGAAAAACTTGAAAGACAAATTCGTAAGTACAAAACAAAAGTAAACCGCAAGTTCCGTCAAGAGGGCAGTCTGAAATACATGTTTACAAATGACATTGAAACTGTTGAGGAAGATGAGGACGAACTTGAAGTAGTACGTACGAAACGATTCAACTTAAAACCAATGGATGCTGAGGAAGCGATTTTACAAATGGACATGCTAGGCCATAGCTTCTTCGTATTCTCAAACTCAATAAATGGTGATACAAACGTTGTCTACCGTCGTAAAGATGGAAGATACGGATTAATTGAGCCAGAATGA
- the secA gene encoding preprotein translocase subunit SecA: MFGLLKKVIGDPSQRDLKKMQKIVDQVEALGDEIKKLSDDGLRQKTEEFKKRYQDGESIDQLLPEAYAVVREGSTRVLKMTPYPVQILGGIVLHKGNISEMKTGEGKTLVATMPVYLNAITGKGVHVVTVNEYLASRDCEIMGELYRFLGLTVGLNLNSLSKEEKRDAYACDITYGTNNEFGFDYLRDNMVLYKEQMVQRSLHFALVDEVDSILVDEARTPLIISGSVERTTQLYQQANTFVRILKKEEDYTYDEKTKNVQLTEEGVNKAERAFNIENLYDQKYVTLNHHINQALKAHVVMLRDTDYVVEDGEIVIVDSFTGRLMKGRRYSDGLHQAIEAKEGLQVQRESMTLASITFQNYFRMYEKLAGMTGTAKTEEEEFRNIYGMDVMAIPTNKPIAREDNADFIYKTMEGKFKAVVAQIEELYKTGQPVLVGTVSVETSELVAGLLKKKKIPHHVLNAKNHEKEAEIIENAGQRGAVTIATNMAGRGTDIQLGDGVRELGGLFVLGTERHESRRIDNQLRGRAGRQGDPGKSQFYLSMEDELMRRFGSDNMRAVMERLGMDEDQPIESKLVSRAVETAQKRVEGNNFDARKQILQYDDVMREQREIIYKQRMEVMESENLREIVLKMIKSVIERTVQLHTPENEVPEDWDLGGIVTHMKATLLKEEDLTEKDINGLDPEEMIELIYDKVVKSYDEKEEQFTPENMREFEKVIMLRTVDRKWMNHIDQMDQLRQGIHLRAYGQNDPLREYKFEGFEMFEQMINSIEEEVAMYIMKAQVEQNLERKEVAEGKAVHASANAGGEKQKKRQPIRNTSTIGRNDPCTCGSGKKYKNCCG, encoded by the coding sequence ATGTTTGGACTTTTAAAAAAGGTTATAGGTGACCCGAGCCAACGTGATTTAAAAAAGATGCAAAAAATCGTGGATCAAGTTGAAGCATTAGGGGATGAAATAAAAAAGCTTTCTGATGATGGTTTACGTCAAAAGACGGAGGAATTCAAAAAGCGTTATCAGGACGGGGAGTCTATAGATCAACTTTTACCTGAGGCGTATGCAGTTGTTCGTGAAGGTTCTACTCGCGTATTAAAAATGACACCGTATCCTGTGCAAATTTTAGGGGGGATTGTTCTTCATAAAGGGAATATCTCTGAGATGAAGACAGGGGAAGGTAAAACCCTTGTAGCAACAATGCCTGTATACCTAAATGCGATAACTGGAAAAGGCGTTCACGTTGTCACTGTAAATGAATATTTAGCGAGTCGTGACTGTGAAATCATGGGTGAGCTATATCGTTTTCTAGGATTAACAGTTGGGTTAAATCTAAATAGTCTTTCAAAAGAAGAAAAACGTGACGCGTATGCGTGTGATATTACATATGGAACGAATAATGAATTTGGCTTTGATTATTTGAGAGATAATATGGTTCTTTATAAGGAGCAAATGGTTCAACGTTCTCTTCATTTCGCCCTTGTCGATGAGGTCGATTCAATTTTAGTTGATGAAGCGAGAACGCCATTAATTATTTCAGGTTCAGTTGAGCGTACAACTCAGCTATATCAACAGGCGAATACGTTTGTTCGTATATTGAAAAAGGAAGAAGATTACACATATGATGAAAAAACAAAGAACGTTCAGCTGACTGAAGAAGGGGTAAATAAAGCTGAGCGTGCATTTAATATTGAAAACCTTTACGACCAGAAATATGTAACATTAAATCACCATATTAATCAGGCGTTAAAAGCTCATGTTGTCATGCTTCGTGATACAGATTACGTTGTTGAAGACGGTGAAATAGTTATCGTTGATTCATTTACTGGTCGTTTAATGAAAGGTCGTCGTTATAGTGATGGTCTACACCAAGCGATTGAAGCGAAGGAAGGCTTACAAGTTCAACGTGAGAGTATGACTCTAGCTTCAATTACGTTCCAGAACTATTTCCGTATGTATGAGAAGCTTGCTGGGATGACGGGTACAGCGAAAACGGAGGAAGAAGAATTCCGTAATATATATGGTATGGACGTTATGGCAATTCCGACGAATAAGCCGATCGCTCGTGAAGATAATGCTGATTTTATTTATAAGACAATGGAAGGTAAGTTTAAGGCTGTTGTTGCTCAGATTGAAGAGCTTTATAAAACCGGACAACCTGTTCTTGTTGGTACTGTAAGTGTAGAGACATCTGAACTTGTAGCAGGATTACTGAAAAAGAAAAAGATTCCTCATCATGTGTTAAATGCGAAAAATCATGAAAAAGAAGCGGAAATTATTGAAAACGCTGGTCAAAGAGGAGCGGTTACGATCGCTACAAACATGGCAGGTCGTGGTACGGATATACAGCTTGGAGATGGAGTTCGTGAACTTGGAGGACTATTTGTTCTAGGCACGGAGCGACATGAGAGTCGCCGTATTGATAACCAGCTTCGTGGACGTGCTGGTCGTCAAGGGGACCCAGGTAAGTCTCAATTTTATCTATCAATGGAAGATGAATTAATGCGTCGTTTCGGTTCGGATAATATGAGAGCAGTTATGGAAAGGCTTGGGATGGATGAAGACCAACCAATCGAAAGTAAGCTTGTTTCTCGTGCGGTAGAAACTGCTCAGAAACGTGTGGAAGGTAATAACTTTGATGCTCGTAAGCAAATCCTTCAATATGATGATGTTATGCGTGAACAGCGTGAGATTATTTACAAGCAGCGTATGGAGGTAATGGAGTCAGAGAACCTACGTGAAATTGTCTTAAAAATGATTAAATCAGTAATCGAGCGTACAGTTCAGCTTCATACTCCAGAAAACGAGGTACCGGAAGATTGGGATCTTGGTGGAATTGTCACTCATATGAAGGCAACGCTTTTAAAAGAAGAGGATTTAACAGAAAAGGATATCAATGGTCTAGATCCTGAAGAAATGATTGAGCTAATTTACGATAAGGTAGTTAAGAGCTATGATGAGAAAGAAGAGCAATTTACGCCAGAAAATATGCGTGAATTTGAAAAGGTAATTATGCTTCGTACGGTTGATCGTAAGTGGATGAACCACATCGACCAGATGGACCAGCTTCGCCAAGGAATTCACTTAAGAGCATATGGCCAAAATGACCCTCTTCGTGAGTATAAATTTGAAGGCTTTGAAATGTTCGAGCAGATGATTAATTCGATTGAAGAAGAAGTTGCGATGTACATCATGAAAGCTCAAGTTGAGCAGAACCTTGAAAGAAAAGAGGTTGCTGAAGGGAAAGCTGTTCATGCGAGTGCAAACGCTGGTGGCGAAAAGCAAAAGAAACGTCAACCAATTCGTAACACAAGTACAATCGGAAGAAATGACCCTTGTACATGCGGAAGTGGAAAGAAATATAAGAACTGTTGTGGGTAA
- the prfB gene encoding peptide chain release factor 2 (programmed frameshift), with product MELVEVKQELAIMAKRLVDFRGSLDLEAKEERIAELEEKMTDPDFWNNQDEAQVVINESNALKEMVNTYKELQETYDDLEVSYELCKEEEDASLQEELFSGVKQLLNDLNEYELQLLLSEPYDKNNAILELHPGAGGTESQDWASMLLRMYTRWSEKKGFKVETMDYLPGDEAGVKSVTLLIKGHNAYGYLKAEKGVHRLVRISPFDSSGRRHTSFVSCEIMPELSDDVEIDILTEDLKIDTYRASGAGGQHINTTDSAVRITHLPTNTVVTCQNERSQIKNREQAMKMLKAKLYQLKIEEQQQQLDEIRGEQKEIGWGSQIRSYVFHPYSLVKDHRTNHEIGNTGAVMDGELDPFIDAYLRSNIHKS from the exons GTGGAATTAGTAGAGGTTAAGCAAGAACTTGCAATAATGGCAAAGAGATTAGTCGACTTTAGGGGGTCTCTT GACTTAGAGGCAAAGGAAGAGCGTATTGCTGAGCTTGAGGAGAAGATGACTGATCCAGATTTTTGGAACAATCAAGACGAAGCTCAAGTCGTAATTAATGAATCAAATGCATTAAAAGAAATGGTCAACACATATAAAGAGCTTCAAGAAACGTATGATGATTTGGAAGTTTCTTATGAGCTTTGTAAGGAAGAAGAAGATGCTTCTCTTCAAGAAGAATTATTTAGTGGAGTGAAGCAACTTTTAAATGATTTAAATGAATATGAACTTCAACTATTATTAAGTGAGCCATATGATAAAAACAATGCGATTCTGGAGCTCCATCCAGGTGCTGGTGGTACGGAATCTCAAGACTGGGCGTCTATGTTATTACGTATGTACACTCGTTGGTCTGAGAAAAAAGGCTTTAAAGTAGAGACAATGGATTACTTACCTGGTGATGAAGCAGGTGTGAAAAGTGTAACTTTATTAATTAAAGGTCACAATGCCTATGGATATTTGAAGGCTGAAAAAGGGGTACATCGCCTTGTGCGAATTTCTCCATTCGACTCCTCAGGTCGCCGTCATACTTCGTTCGTTTCATGTGAAATTATGCCGGAATTAAGTGACGATGTTGAAATTGACATTTTAACAGAGGACTTAAAAATTGATACGTACCGTGCAAGTGGTGCAGGTGGACAGCATATTAATACGACGGATTCAGCTGTTCGTATTACTCATCTACCGACAAATACGGTTGTAACATGTCAAAACGAGCGTTCACAGATTAAGAACCGTGAGCAAGCAATGAAAATGTTAAAAGCAAAGCTCTATCAATTAAAAATTGAAGAACAACAACAACAGCTTGATGAAATCCGTGGAGAGCAAAAGGAAATTGGCTGGGGAAGTCAAATCCGTTCGTACGTTTTCCATCCGTATAGCCTAGTGAAAGACCACCGTACTAACCATGAAATCGGAAACACAGGAGCAGTTATGGATGGAGAACTAGACCCATTCATCGATGCCTACTTACGTTCAAACATTCATAAAAGTTAA
- a CDS encoding YitT family protein, with amino-acid sequence MTTKRGEPMSPVARTFLEYGYILLGSALIALSFNLFLLPNRIASGGVSGISTIVFEVFGIEPAFTQWAFNIPLFILGILLLGGMKYGIKTLVGTLFLPFVVFLSRNLEPATTDPLLGALFGGVGIGLGLGIVFRASASTGGTDLAAQIVNKYTGLSLGACIVIMDGLIVATSAVVFNIELAMYALISLFITGKTIDFVQMGVGYSKVALIISKKQEEVRKSILTDIDRGVTRLSGYGGYTDEKRPVLMCVVNQTEVTKLKQIVKSVDPTAFVVVTNATEVLGEGFKRE; translated from the coding sequence ATGACAACGAAACGTGGGGAACCGATGAGCCCAGTTGCTCGTACGTTCTTAGAATATGGATACATATTGCTCGGTTCAGCCCTAATAGCTCTTTCTTTTAATTTGTTTTTACTACCAAACCGTATTGCTTCTGGTGGAGTGAGCGGGATTAGTACGATTGTTTTTGAGGTATTTGGAATAGAGCCGGCGTTTACTCAGTGGGCTTTTAATATACCTTTGTTTATTTTAGGGATACTCCTTCTTGGAGGAATGAAGTACGGGATAAAAACATTAGTAGGGACTTTGTTTTTACCTTTTGTCGTATTTCTATCGCGTAATTTAGAGCCGGCTACGACTGATCCTCTTTTAGGTGCATTGTTTGGTGGGGTTGGTATTGGGCTTGGCTTGGGGATTGTTTTCCGAGCGAGTGCCAGCACAGGAGGTACGGATTTAGCTGCCCAAATCGTTAATAAGTATACAGGACTATCACTTGGAGCTTGTATTGTAATCATGGATGGACTAATAGTTGCTACATCCGCTGTTGTTTTTAATATTGAGTTAGCGATGTATGCACTAATTTCATTATTTATTACTGGAAAAACGATTGATTTTGTCCAAATGGGGGTAGGCTATTCAAAGGTTGCCCTTATCATTTCTAAAAAGCAAGAGGAAGTACGTAAATCCATCTTAACCGATATTGACCGTGGCGTAACAAGACTTTCGGGGTATGGTGGATATACTGATGAAAAACGACCAGTTCTTATGTGCGTGGTAAACCAAACAGAGGTCACAAAATTGAAACAAATAGTAAAAAGTGTTGACCCGACTGCGTTTGTAGTCGTTACCAATGCAACAGAGGTACTTGGTGAGGGTTTCAAAAGAGAATAA
- a CDS encoding c-type cytochrome, producing the protein MKKFLMAIMGASVLALGACGGGADEPAEEAPVEEAPAEEAPVEEAPAEDDAEETAGDVTYDVASAEAKYNQSCAACHGGNLQGGVGPSLEGGAYTYEEIMHAIENGIGTMPPNLAEGAEAENLSAWLANQ; encoded by the coding sequence ATGAAAAAGTTTTTAATGGCAATCATGGGGGCGTCAGTACTTGCTTTAGGAGCATGTGGTGGCGGAGCAGACGAACCAGCTGAAGAAGCACCGGTAGAGGAAGCTCCAGCAGAGGAAGCACCAGTTGAAGAGGCACCAGCAGAGGATGATGCTGAAGAGACAGCGGGAGATGTTACATATGATGTTGCATCGGCTGAAGCAAAGTACAACCAAAGCTGTGCAGCATGTCACGGTGGTAATCTTCAAGGTGGTGTAGGTCCATCACTAGAAGGTGGCGCATATACGTATGAAGAAATTATGCATGCTATCGAAAATGGAATTGGTACTATGCCTCCAAACTTAGCTGAAGGTGCAGAAGCAGAAAATCTTTCTGCATGGTTAGCTAACCAGTAA
- the ftsE gene encoding cell division ATP-binding protein FtsE: MIDMKDVWKTYPNGVKAINGIDVTISNGEFVYVVGPSGAGKSTFIKMMYREEKPTKGTININGMTLSNLKEKQIPILRRSIGVVFQDFKLLPKLSVYENVAFALEVIEENPATIKRKVMNVLDIVKLKNKARFIPDELSGGEQQRVAIARAIVNTPSVLIADEPTGNLDPETAWEIMDLLEEINDRGTTVVMATHNKDIVNTMRKRVIAIENGRIARDEVRGNYGYEG, translated from the coding sequence TTGATCGATATGAAAGATGTTTGGAAAACGTATCCGAATGGTGTAAAGGCCATTAATGGAATAGATGTAACAATAAGTAATGGTGAGTTTGTTTATGTTGTTGGTCCTAGTGGGGCTGGTAAGTCTACGTTTATTAAAATGATGTACCGAGAAGAGAAACCAACAAAGGGAACGATAAATATCAATGGTATGACATTAAGTAACTTAAAGGAAAAACAAATTCCAATATTACGAAGAAGTATTGGTGTGGTTTTTCAGGACTTTAAGCTATTACCGAAGTTATCAGTTTATGAAAATGTGGCATTTGCTCTTGAGGTTATTGAAGAGAACCCAGCAACGATCAAGCGTAAAGTAATGAATGTACTTGATATTGTTAAGCTGAAGAATAAAGCAAGATTCATCCCTGATGAGCTTTCAGGTGGAGAACAGCAACGTGTGGCAATTGCGAGAGCGATAGTCAATACACCAAGCGTCTTAATTGCGGACGAGCCTACTGGAAACCTTGATCCTGAAACAGCGTGGGAAATTATGGACCTTCTTGAAGAAATTAATGACCGTGGAACAACAGTTGTTATGGCAACACATAACAAAGATATAGTTAATACTATGCGTAAACGAGTCATTGCAATTGAAAACGGACGAATTGCTCGGGATGAGGTAAGGGGGAATTACGGCTATGAAGGCTAG
- the ftsX gene encoding permease-like cell division protein FtsX, which translates to MKARTLTRHLKEGTKNLGRNGWMTFASISAVAIMLFVVGVFLLLIMNMNHIATMVEEDVEIRVYIELTATDEQQQELRRQIELVDHIDTIYFLDKDEGLEQFIDSLDEMGQVFENLRQENPFNDAFIVRANTPQLTETVANQIEGLPYVESINYGKDVVERLFTVTDFLRNAGLVLVVGMMFTAMFLIANTIKLTIVARKREIQIMKLVGATNGFIRWPFFIEGLLLGVIGALIPILVIFFGYTYIFDYLGSRIELMFFELIPIFPSVYQIGGILILIGAFIGIWGSMMSVRKFLKV; encoded by the coding sequence ATGAAGGCTAGAACTCTTACTCGTCATTTGAAAGAAGGAACAAAAAACCTCGGTCGTAATGGCTGGATGACATTTGCCTCCATTAGTGCGGTCGCGATTATGCTATTTGTTGTTGGTGTGTTTTTACTATTAATTATGAATATGAATCATATTGCTACTATGGTTGAAGAGGATGTAGAAATAAGGGTTTATATTGAGTTAACAGCAACCGACGAGCAACAGCAAGAGTTAAGACGCCAAATTGAACTGGTGGATCATATTGATACAATTTACTTTTTAGATAAAGATGAGGGCTTAGAACAGTTCATTGATAGCTTGGACGAAATGGGACAAGTATTCGAAAACCTTCGTCAGGAAAATCCGTTTAATGATGCATTTATTGTCCGCGCTAATACACCACAATTAACGGAAACGGTTGCTAATCAAATAGAAGGGCTACCATATGTAGAATCTATTAATTATGGAAAAGATGTAGTAGAAAGATTGTTTACTGTGACTGACTTTTTAAGAAATGCTGGCCTAGTATTAGTTGTTGGTATGATGTTTACGGCAATGTTTTTAATTGCTAATACGATTAAACTGACAATTGTAGCGAGAAAACGTGAAATTCAAATTATGAAACTAGTAGGCGCTACAAACGGATTCATTCGCTGGCCTTTCTTTATCGAGGGTCTTCTTCTTGGGGTAATTGGGGCACTGATTCCGATACTAGTAATCTTCTTTGGATACACGTATATATTCGATTATTTAGGCAGTAGGATTGAGTTAATGTTCTTTGAATTAATACCAATCTTCCCTAGTGTTTACCAAATAGGAGGAATACTTATCCTGATTGGTGCATTTATTGGGATTTGGGGAAGTATGATGTCTGTCCGAAAGTTTTTAAAAGTATAG